The genomic interval cacgggcagcagctccccccaaaccccctgctcctgcaggggctctccatgggccgcagcctcctccaggccacatccacctgatcctgtgggggctcctccatgggctgcagcgtggagatcgGCTCCttgtgggacccatgggctgcagggggacagcctgctccagcaggggcctctccctgcaggggaactgcttCTGCGGGCCTGGAGCACGTCCTGCCCTCCTGAtgcactcccctgggggctgcagggctgcttctctctccatttctcactcctttccctcccagctgctgttgccagcaggttttttcccttccttcaacctgctctcccagaagccCACCCAGCGTCActccctggcccagctctggccagcagcagctccctttggagccatctgcagctggctctgctctgacatggggcagctgctgggctctgctcacagagcccACCCCTGCAGACcaccccctgctaccaaacccttgccatggAAACCCAGGAGTCCATGTGTGCAGTCAAATGCCTGGTGTTCCTTAGCTTCAGCTTGGAGCTCAGTGCTTCCCTTGGACCAGCTCCTGACAATCgcagctcctctcctcagcTCTGAAGCTCCATCTGCTCAATGGCATGAGAAAGCTCAACAGCCTTGTGTCCCTGGCCCTTTAGACACCACGCAGCTGCAGATGCTTTCCATCGCCAGATGGGCAAAAAGATGCCTGGGGATTCTAGAGACTAGAAATGCTTTGAGCTGCATGGGAGCCCAGAAGGCACCCTGCTCTCTGGGCTGCTTTCCTGCATCGGGAAATGCAGGCATCTCCTCGGGGCCTGTCCTTGTCCTCACAggcccacagccagcagctgcccttccttcccttccagccctgcccggggaggaggagagaaggctgcCCTGAGCCAGCCTTGCTCATGCCAGGTGACTGACTGGCCCTGCAAGGAGTCGCAGGTCTTCCATTGCCATCTGGTGGCACAAGGACCTGGGCATGGACATTTGGCAGTGCTACCACACTACTCTTGAGCTAAAGCTCCAGCACACCCATCATTTCAcatgtgtttgtgcattttGCATGCAAATGTTGGATGGGAATGTTTCAAGCTGGGGCACTACTGCCTGCTTTCCCCCTCCAGGAGCTCACGGGATGTCCTATGGCTAGGGGTGACCAACTGCTTGAAACAGGAGCCGGGCACCTCCCTCTCTGCCGTCTTACCTGAGTTGGAAGCAATGCCTTCCCTTTGCTCTTGTGCAAGAAGGTGCCAAATTCAGGCTCAGTGACAGCAATTCCCAATGACTTGAGACCAACAAGAAGTTCAAAGCTTGAGATTTGCCTGGAGGAATGGCTGGAAACTGCATCGCTAACAGGATCAAAAATCTTGtctacaggaaataaaaggagatgaGCTTCAACTTCCAGTTCTGGTGCTGTCAAGTGCAATGGAGCTGCTTCAGCTGAGCAAGGAGAAATGCTGTTCTTTACTTTCCATGCTATCCACATAGTATTAGAAGATTACTCCTGATGCTGGAAGATCAGCATCTGCTGGGAGGTGAGCACTGgctggaaaatatatatatatatatatatatatcccttgCTGTGATCCGCAATGGCATTTACTACTTCTTACTCTTTCCTAGATTgatactgaaatgcaaatgtatatCCCCaagttgttgttggtttgtttgtttgtttgtttttcctagcaCAAGGATTGGTTATTTGTTCCGAAGTGTACAGGGAAGGCTTTGGTAAAGGACTGTGCCTCATCCAGGAATGGGAAACTGAACTGCAGATCTACAGAAAACCCTCCAATCCCTGAAGCTGGGCTCAGCTGCATCACTTGGGCTGGTCCCCACTTGGAGGATGTGCAGGAAAAGGCACGCAGccacctgctgctcctgcccctctccagcGCCAGACCTGCCCCTGCACTCCTCCACGAGCCACTAAAGTTCCATGGGAGCCAAACCCTTCTCAGCAACGGCTTGGGTCTGACGGATTAAGATTTCCTGAAGCCTCCATAGGAGAACCCGGGGAAGCTGCATGTGGCTGAGATAACAaacggtggggggggggaggggggggggggNNNNNNNNNNNNNNNNNNNNNNNNNNNNNNNNNNNNNNNNNNNNNNNNNNNNNNNNNNNNNNNNNNNNNNNNNNNNNNNNNNNNNNNNNNNNNNNNNNNNGGGGCTGGCACGAgcgcagtgctgctgcagcccccctctGAGCCCAGAGGCAGGGCTTCACCTGCAGGCCAGGAACCCGCATGAACCCTGGCTTCATCCATGGGCACGGCTTTCCTCCTCAGCTGGCTTCTCCAGcgtgggaaaaggaaggaatgaaagGTGAGAAAGCTTCCAAGTAAAATGCTCACCCTAAGAAGTAGGACGCTTTACTTCCCGCACCAGGCGCCTCACCAGTATCTTGCCTTAGCCCTTCCTGTGCATGGCACTGTGATGTCCCATGTCATTTGCCAGGAAAAACACAGCGTTGATAGTCGgtgatttcttccttctcattcttGGCTACATGATCTTTGTGTGTTTCAACCCCATGCTTGCTCATAGGTTATGCTTCTTCATCTCCTGGAGGTCCACAGGGTTAGCTATGCCAAGATTGTTTAGGCTTCCTATTTCTTTGCATATGACATGATTTCTTAGGAAAGGAGAAGCACACGACTGCACAAGCTAAACACAACTGAAGCTCAAGAAGTTAGGCAATAATACAACAAGAAGAAGTAGAGAACAAACAGCAGGCACTTGGCTATTAGGTAGTGTTGCTGTTAGAGGTAGAGCAAGTGAAACACAGGTGTCTGATCCTAGGGGAAGCCCTAGGCACAGGTGGTGTGTCTTAAGGCATTTTTCAGATATGGCTGGAGCCGCAGAATCATGGAATACTAGAAAGATAGAATGGCTTGAGCtagaagggacattaaagatcgCCTAGCTCCAGCCCTGGACCATGGCTGGGGATGCCACCAAgtggatcaggttgcccaaaaccccatccagcctggccttgcacacctccagggatggggcatccatagcttctctggAAACCtgggccagtgcctcaccatcctctgagtaaagcatttcttcctaacatctcaTCTCAATCTACCCTCTTCTACTTTagttccctcttgtcctgtcactgtctgcCCAAGAAAAAAGGGcttctccctctttttcagAACCCCTCttgaagtactgaaaggctgcaatgagatctccctggagcctcatcttctccaggctgaacatgccctgctctctcagcctgtcttcacaggagaggtgctccagccacctGATCATCCTCAGGGCCCTTCTCTGGcataaggcaatggcccagctgaagtgcatctacaccaatgcacgcagcatgggtaacaaacaggaggagctggaagccatcgtgcagcaggcaggctacgacttggttgccatcacggagacatggtgggaccagtctcatgactggagtgctgcaatgactggctataaactcttcagaagggacaggcagcacagaaggggtggtggagtggctctctatattagagagtctttcgatgttggagaactcgaggctgggcatgacaaagtcgagtccctttgggttaggatcggcggggcgacaaggctagcgtcctggtcagggtctgttacagaccgccgaaccaggacgaggagacggatgaggagttctacaggcagctggcagaagttgcgaaatcatcagcgctggttctcgtgggggacttcaacttccctgacatatcctggaagcacaacacagcccagaggaagcagtctaggaggtttctggagagcgtggaagatagcttcctgacacagctggttagtgagcctaccaggggtggcgccccgctagaccttctcttcacaaacagagaaggactggtggaggatgtgattgtcgggagctgtcttgggcagagtgaccatgaaatggtagagttctctattcttggcaaggccaggaaggggaccagtaaaaccactgtattggactttcggagggctgactttgtgctgctgaggacactggttggtagagtcccttgggaggcggttctgaagggcagaggagtccaggaaggctgggtgctcttcaagagggaaatcttaatggcgcaggaatggtctgtccccacgtgcccaaagacgagctggcggggaagaagaccagcctggctgaacagagaattgtggcttgatcttagaagaaaaaagagggtttataatttttggaaaagtgggcaggccactagggaggactataaggatatcgcgaggctgtgcagggacaaaattagaaaagccaaagctcatctggagctcaatctggcatgctgttaaagataacaaaaaatgtttttataaatacatcaacacgaaaaggaggactaaggagaatctccatcctttactggatgcggagggaaacttagttacaagagatgaggaaaaggtggaggtgcttaatgccttcttcgcctcagtctttaacagcaattCCGATTattctctggatacccagtaccctgaactggtggaaggggatggggagagagatgtgaccctcactatccatgaagaaatggttggtgacctggtacggcacttggatgtgcacaagtcgatggggccggatgggatccacccgagggtactgagagaactggcagaagtgctggccaagccacttaccatcatttatcatcagtcctggctatcgggggaggtcccagttgactggcggctagcaaatgtgacgcccatctacaagaagggccggaggactgacccgggaaactacaggcctgtcagtttgacctcagtgccagggaagctcatggagcagattatcttgagagtcatcacgcagcacttgcagggcaagcaggcgatcaggcccagtcagcatgggtttatgaagggcaggtcctgcttgacgaacctgatctccttctatgacaaagtgacacgctgggtggatgagggaaaggctgtggatgtggtctaccttgacttcagcaaggcttttgacaccgtttcccacagctttctcctcaagaaactggctgctcttggcttggactggcgcatgcttcgttgggttagaaactggctggatagccgggcccaaagagtcgtggtgaatggagtcaaatccagttggaggctggtcactagtggcgtcccccagggctcggtgctggggccggtcctcttcaatatcttcactgatgatctggatgagggcattgagtgcaccctcagtaagtttgcagatgacaccaagttaggtgcgagtgtcgatctgctcgagggtaggaaggctctgcaggaggatctggataggctggaccaatgggctgaggtcaactgcatgaagttcacaaggccaagtgccgggtcctgcacctggggtgcaataaccccaagcagagctacaggctgggagatgagtggttggagagctgccaggcagagaaggacctgggagtgatggttgacagtcggctgaatatgagccagcaatgtgctcaggtggccaagaaggccaacagcatcctggcctgtataagaaacagtgtggccagcaggtccagggaagtgattgttcccctgtactcggctctggtgatgccgcacctcgagtactgtgttcagttttgggcccctcgctacaagaaggacatggaggtgcttgagcgagtccagagaagggctacgaagctggtgaggggcctggagaacaagtcttacgaggagcgtctgagggagctgggcttgttcagcctggagaagaggaggctcaggggtgaccttatcgctctctacagatacctcaagggaggctgtagcgaggtgggggttggtctgttctcccacctgcctggtgacaggacgagggggaatgggcttaagttgcgccaggggagttttaggctggatgttaggaagaacttctttacggaaagggttgttagacattggaacgggctgcccagggaagtggtggagtcaccatccctggaggtcttcaaaagacgtttagatgtagagcttagggatatggtttagtggcgactgttagtgttaggtcaaaggttggacttgatgatcttgaggtctcttccaacctagaaattctgtgattctgtgattctgtgatattacaGCCCCTTTGTACCAGCTCCCACCTGCTTTCCTTAGTCCTGGCTGTACAAAGGAGGAGAAGgttttttcctatttccagaCAAAGAATAGGAAAACATGCTGTAATTTTACAAAAGACAGGGCAAGCTCCTCATCTTTTATGCTTCCTGTGAGGTTTACATtccaaaaaggaggaaagtaCAAGAATAATTTTATACTAATGGATAGGACATTTTGAATAATAGTGTATTAATTCAATGACAAATGAAAAGGTGCCTGCAAAGGAAACAATTATACAGACTGCTTATCAGATGTGCAGGCTTGAAATCCCTGAATCTCAAGACAGGTAAACATACCTGGAAGTTAAGGGAGTACACCATGTTAGCAAAGTGATGACAAAGCAAGTAGAGGTGAACATAACAATTActttttctgtgataaaaatggattccaaaaattcattttttttggataGAAAATACACTGTGTGACATTTTACAGAAGGGATTGAATCATCTGAGTTAATGAGTAGATGTTTCATTACTTAAGTACTAAAGAAAATACTGGATATTGAGGCAgggctttgctgtctgaccGTAACCAACCAGTGCCACCCCCAGAGGCCCCGGTATATCTGAAGTAACTCCCTAGTCTTGCAGCTATCAGAAGGGACCTGCAGGAGACCAGAGCCCTTTGAGGGATTCAGGTGGGGCCAGGTGGACTTCCCAGGACACATCCAGTgccatcatttttctttgcccCTGCAACTGCAGCTCAATCATCACATAAAACCCTTCAAAGAAAAACTCCTACTTCACTGGTTTCTTGGAAATGACCTAAAGTTGAAATGGCCATTAGGAACCCAAGATACACATTCCTTTGTTTCTAGTAGACACCTGGACATCCATTGACCTTCCTGGATCATCAGTGGTAAGGGCAGTAGCtgggggaggccaggagaagcagctcaAGGGGTGGTGCTGCTTGTGAGGACAcgtttgtgccagcagcctgagtgggcagcagctgtccACAGGAGGTGAAGGGAGGCCAGGAAGCACATGCCAAGAGTActcctgccagcagagacaagCCAGGACTGAGGCCAAGGGGAGAGGcaagcccagagcagggggctgcaagggccatgctgagctccctgcagcagctgcagctgcaatGGCCCTCAGCAGATGTGCTGGCTAGCACACACTGGGAGGTCCTGGCGTGCatcagagagcagcaaggaaGGAACTGGAGAGGGCCAGGGTGAGGGGGGTGGCAGAGCCctctgcaggggctggctgggggtcccctctgctgcagccaccacagggagcgtggcaggaggagggcaggcagggttCATGGCcacagggcagagcctggccctgGATACTCCATGAGTGCCTTGCAGGTCCTGGCAGACTGCGGTGAGGGGATGAATGCCCTGGgcccccttcctgctctgcccaggacAGCAAGGGCCCAGAgcagcctcctctcccctgcccctacagctctgggctccctttGTGCAGCCCCGGCTCTGCAGCACTAAGCCCAGCTGGGAGCCCTCCCCTGCATGTTCCCACCACTCCCTGATGCTGCTCTTGCCCTCTGCTGggcactgcccagcccagcccctgcccacctctccccagccccatgcccttGCCTGGTCAGCCAGTCTTGGCTCTTTCCGCTTGTTCACTGAAGGCCTCTGAAACCTTTGGTCTGTGGCGTTGCACTGTAGACTGTCTGTCCTGGCATTGTAGAGCTCCCATCAGCCCATGCATCTTTTGGTTTAGCTTTACTGTGAAGATACACTCACTGCCCACgcaaaaaaaaggcacatgGTGCCCCTACAAAACCCTTAGGATATCTTGGTGGCTCCCAATACCTCCCTAATGCCAccaactgtggtggttttaccgtgctaggcagctgaatacAACCACCGccctctcattccccctcctcaggtgaggaggggaagaagtaaaagaaagaacaactcacgggttgagataaagataatttaattaaagagaaaaaaatattaaggaaagattattattaattaaacaattcaactaaagggaaaaaagggaaagggaaagagggagggggaaagggaataacaaaacaaaacaagtaaaggctatgtggaagtgcagaggaaataaattactctctacttcccacaaatggGCGACGCTTGACCACATTGTTtaagcagggcctcaacacacgtagccagtgttcgggaggaggacagacgttttcacaacgagagcccacccttcccctcttcttcctttttccaccttttattgctgagtgtgacatcatatggtatggaatatccctttggttggtttaggtcagctgccctgctgatgtttctttctcacttttttgcccaccctctaggagggtcagagagagtcctgatgctgtgccagcacttctcagcagcagacacaacactggtgtgataccactgctgttctagctacaagtacagagcgcagcactgtatgggcagctgcagggaaagttaacatcctagccagacccagtacaccaaCCCTGCCACATATCAGTGCCAGGAAGCTGCTTCTTGACCAGTCAGGGTCTTCAGGGTCCCTGGGAATCTGCCAGTGATGACTCCAGCCCTGACTCCCTCACCCAGCACGCAGTGCCCTCATGTCCCTGTGTCCAGGTGGCACAAAAGCACAAGAGTGAAGCCTTGAGCCTGGCATTCCATGAACATCTTCTGCACTCCAGTTTGGGAAGAAGAGCCCTGGGCACTGAGCAACTTCACTTTTATTAACAAGATGCCACAACAGAGGCCAGGTGTCATTTAGGAATAAACACAGTTAGAGAAAGCCTCTGGGACAGACAGAGGCTTGGTAATCTGGaacaaaggaatgaaaacaaacattaatctgcaaacaaaattttaaagaatgctATACCTAAAGGTCACAAATTGCCTGAGATTATATTGAGTTAAACTAGAAAAGTGAGATAGCCAATTTCTTGCTAAGTAAATATTACCACTAGAATCAGTTTCTTCAGTGTGGCTTTCAggtcctggttcctcatgctgtagatgaggggatTCACTACTGCAGGCACCACTGAGTACAGAAATGACACCACCAGGCCCaaggatggggaggagatggaggggggtTTAAGGTAGGTTAACATCGCAGTGCTGACAAACAGGGAGATgacagccaggtgagggaggcacatggaaaaggctttgtgccggccatgctcagagggcatcctcagcaccaccctgaagatctgcacgTAGGAcaccacaatgaaaataaaacaacccaaGACTAAAGAAACACTAAACACAAGTGCCTCAACTTCTCTGAGGTATGATTCTGAGCAAGAGAGCTTGAGGATGtgggggatttcacagaagaactggtccacaacattgccttggcagaggggcagggaaaatgtattggccgtgtgcaggacagcattgagaaagccactgccccaggcagctgctgccatctgggcacaagctctgctgcccagcaggctcccgtagtgcaggggcttgcagatggcaatgtagcGGTCGAAGGCCATGACAGTGAGAAGGGAATACTCTGCTCCAACcaagaatacagaaaataagacttgtgcagcacatccttgataggagatggccctggtgtcccagagggaattggccatggctttgggtACAATGGTGGAGATGGATCCGaggtcgaggagggcgaggttgaggaggaagaaatacatgggggtgtggaggtggtggtcaCAGGCTATggctgtgaggatgaggccATTGCCCAGGAGcgcagccaggtagatgcccaggaagagcccaaagtgcaggagctgcagctcccgcgtgtctgcgaatgccagcaggaggaactcgcttacagagctgctgttgggcatttAGAAGTTCAAAGCATGGGATCCTctcaaggaggaaaaagagggtAAGAAGGCACAAAACAATTATCTGGCAAGGGCTGATTTGATTTCGGCCTTGCAAGCAGACACGTGACAGGTCTTTTTCAAGAATTCTGCTTGATGCTGCTTGTGGGTGTCCCTGGGAGCAGGCGACGCTGCTATGGGCAGTGTAGTTGTTGGTCCTCACCTATAAGAAGAAGTAAAGAGGAACATGGGGTAATCTCAGATTAAATTCACCCCTGATATGAACAAATTATCTGCATTGTTGCTCCCAAATCACCTAACAACAGAGGAGGGCTGTGGGGATTTAATTTTTCTATACTGTCATTCCTGCTACACTCCAGGTGAAACTTTGTGGATCCTCAAAGTCACAGATACTGTTCCTTTACTGCAGGGCATCCTCAAGAGAGAAGAGCCAGTCTGTCCATTAGTCCTGGTCTCAGCTGTCCTGTTTTCAGGTCTTTGAACTGGAGTGCATTTGCACCCACAGGTACATggagtcatagaatcatggaatcatggaatatcctaacttggaagggatccacaagaATCATCAAATCCCATCCCTGAATCTgtacaggaccacccaaaaatcagacgGTATGCCTGAAAGCatcatgaaaatgtttcttgaactctggcagccTCAGTGACATGACCACATCCTCGGGGAGCCTCTTCTGGTGTCTACAaaacctggctgctgctgatAGCAGAGGAATTTAGGCTCAAAGTGCAcatctccagacccctcactcTGTCCCCATACTCCTCTTCCAGACAAGCACACTGAGGGATCCACTCCAGGTGGAGAAGCCAGGAGGAATGGCactgtgctgctcccaggggaggCAAGGCCAGGGAGGGACAGACAAATGCTCAGCAGaccctcctgtgctgcagctctgcctgtagaggaggcagctcctgctggggacacc from Oxyura jamaicensis isolate SHBP4307 breed ruddy duck unplaced genomic scaffold, BPBGC_Ojam_1.0 oxyUn_random_OJ142, whole genome shotgun sequence carries:
- the LOC118158773 gene encoding olfactory receptor 14C36-like; its protein translation is MPNSSSVSEFLLLAFADTRELQLLHFGLFLGIYLAALLGNGLILTAIACDHHLHTPMYFFLLNLALLDLGSISTIVPKAMANSLWDTRAISYQGCAAQVLFSVFLVGAEYSLLTVMAFDRYIAICKPLHYGSLLGSRACAQMAAAAWGSGFLNAVLHTANTFSLPLCQGNVVDQFFCEIPHILKLSCSESYLREVEALVFSVSLVLGCFIFIVVSYVQIFRVVLRMPSEHGRHKAFSMCLPHLAVISLFVSTAMLTYLKPPSISSPSLGLVVSFLYSVVPAVVNPLIYSMRNQDLKATLKKLILVVIFT